Genomic DNA from Triticum dicoccoides isolate Atlit2015 ecotype Zavitan chromosome 4B, WEW_v2.0, whole genome shotgun sequence:
aaaacttttgatctattcatcGGACATTATCGCAGTACACAGAACATCAGAAGTAATAAAAAATACATTCATGTCTATAGACCATATAGtgacgactacaaacactgaagcgagTCGAAAGCATGCCACTGTCATCGACTCTCCCTCGTCAAGGTCGGCAAactttgttgtagtagacagtcagaaaGTCATCGTGCTTAGACACCAAATGACTAGCACACCATAACAGCAACCCTCGCCAACAATGAGAAttctagatcggaaggatccaacttaTACACACACGAAGGCAGACGAACAAAGTCTGGATTCAagcagatccaccaaagacaaacACCAAATGAATCCACGAGATCCGTCGGAGACACACATCCACACGCCCTCCAACGACATGGACACACCGACGGGTGGGGGCTAGGCGGAGAGAAGCTTATTACATCTTGAGGAAGCCACCCCGCCTCGCCACACAAATCCTAAACAAACTAAAACAAACATCTAAAAAGTGAGCAGAGCCTTCCTGCCGGCTGGGGTCCACCATGTCTCTATTGCCCTCATATTATGAAAGACAGACAGATCAACAATGACGCCAGCGAGAGACGGGACAACCTTACTACTCCCGATGGTTTTCTCATTCATCACCGAGTATACTttattactactcccttcgtttctaaatataagtctttttagagatttcaatacggactacataggaagcaaaattagtgaatctacactataaaatatgtctatatacatccatatgtagttcgtattgaaatctctataaagacttatatttagacacGAAGGGAGTAGATGAACAAACTATTACATCACGGGAAACATTCATCTAAATATGAAACTAATTTGTAAAGTCGATTTAGAAACAATGATGGGCAGCTTTACATTTTCTTATATAATTCTATGATTTTCAGCTACTATATTATGCCGTGTGACATATAGTTTATAATTTATACAGCGAACACAGAGCNNNNNNNNNNNNNNNNNNNNNNNNNNNNNNNNNNNNNNNNNNNNNNNNNNNNNNNNNNNNNNNNNNNNNNNNNNNNNNNNNNNNNNNNNNNNNNNNNNNNNNNNNNNNNNNNNNNNNNNNNNNNNNNNNNNNNNNNNNNNNNNNNNNNNNNNNNNNNNNNNNNNNNNNNNNNNNNNNNNNNNNNNNNNNNNNNNNNNNNNNNNNNNNNNNNNNNNNNNNNNNNNNNNNNNNNNNNNNNNNNNNNNNNNNNNNNNNNNNNNNNNNNNNNNNNNNNNNNNNNNNNNNNNNNNNNNNNNNNNNNNNNNNNNNNNNNNNNNNNNNNNNNNNNNNNNNNNNNNNNNNNNNNNNNNNNNNNNNNNNNNNNNNNNNNNNNNNNNNNNNNNNNNNNNNNNNNNNNNNNNNNNNNNNNNNNNNNNNNNNNNNNNNNNNNNNNNNNNNNNNNNNNNNNNTTTTTAAAAGTTCAAAATAGCGACCCAAAATTTTGTGTACATGCATGTTTAACACCGCAATATAACATGCCAAAATTTCACCAATATACGTGCGTGCATCTGAAATGTAAAAAAAATGACAAAATACAAATTTGGGTTTTGCTTTCTGTTGATTTTGGGCtgaaattttgtcttttttgtgcaGCATATAGCACAATGTATTATTGAAAAAGAATCACAATTATTTAGACCACATGCATGCATATTCATGTAAAAAGACCATTTTCTTCAAATCTTTTAAGCACCTCTTTTGAGGTGTTAAAAAAAAGCTCTAATGCACCTTTGCACAGAAAGTCCGCTTTAGGCCACGCTTGGTTCGTCGTTTCTCCATCGAATTTATTTTCCACCTGTAACTATTTCCACCAGTATTAAACTGGGTACCCATCAAAACGGGGTGGAAAGAAATCGAAGCGTGGAAGGTGTGTATTAAggtcctgtttggttcataagtcttaggactttttttagtcccaacttataactatcaagtccctaaaaagtccttaCCTGTTTGGTTCCTAggacttataagtccctataagaccatattacaactataagtccctataagtccctccttgagagtcttatttcataagtcccaaatgcccactttaagtccctataagtccctcctgtttggtttagatgagacttatagggatttttttaagtccctaagccaataagtccctggaaacaaacaccctctaattttTTCTAGCGGAAGGCACGAACAGGCTTGTTTTTTGGATCTAAACAGCCAACCAAGCGGGTATTTCCGAGAAGCACGTAGAAATCCCTGCCATACTCTGCCTTTGAGTCATTGATAGGTGGGCCCCATGCTCTGTaggacccatgtgtcagtgactCAAAGTAGGCTACCCCACGGCAGGGATCCTCGTCGGGGAGAAGAAAAGATGATTGGGATAGGCATTGATCTTCTTGTGTAAAGGCACTTGTTTGGAACCAAACCTACTTGGTTATGGAAATTCTTTTAGAAGTAACCAAACACTCCAACACTCCACGGCGTCCGCACTTCAGCAGCGTGTATCGCAGTTCAACTGCACAATCTAGTGGACTCATAAATAGCCGCCCGATCAGCTTTCGTTAGGCAACCATTCTCATGCATTTATGAAACTGAATTCTACCTTCTTCCGACGGTAACAGATGTACAGTTTCAAACACCGGACCCAGAAGCTGGAAGAAAAGTATATAGTACTCCCCCGTCCTATAATATAAAATGTTTTTTGACACCacactagtgttaaaaaacgtcttacattatgggacggagggagtagttctgtaAGATTCTTGGTTTCTCACAGCAGTTAAATTTTATCGGATTTGCTAATTCtcgtatactccctccgtaaaaaaatataagagtgtttagatcgctAACTCCTAAGCCATCGATTaatcaaacaaaaaaaagaaaagaaaaaaaagaacccaTACAACTCCTCGCGTAAAATCAAATAGTGTAGGGTTCTGACAAAAGAAAGGATAAAAATAACTTGCAGTGTTAAGGGACAGGCCAATTGATGCAATACTACTAATACTAGTAGCTCTAAATTTTGCAGCTACTCAATGCGAAAAAAAAGTTCTCGTCCCCAATAAAGACAAACCCAGCTAACACTGCCTACTTCCTACTCCGCCAACTACCCGAACAGAGCATAGAAGCAAAGGCCATTCCATCAACAGGGCAGTACACTTTCACTCAATGATATGTTGCAGCTACCCATTTGCCTCCTCCAGCTGACACATTCAGCGCTCGCAGCTTGGATTCTACCACATGAATATGCACAGGAGTTTTCTTTCTTCGCGGTGACCAATTTGGTAAACCCAGGAGAAACGCATTAACTGAGGTCTTCCTTACAGTTCCATGCACCTCGTGAAAGTAAAGATTCCATTGGGAGCTCTTTCGACGAGATTTTGTCCTCGACAATCCCAGGTCCCTGAGTAGCAACGACGACGAGCTCTGCTACGGCCTCGACACTTGATTGTAGTACAAAGATTGTACATAGTACTCCTATATACCAGAAGAAGATTTTGTTTTGCAACATTTGACACTTCTTTCCAATTGCAGTTGGCAcagataaataccccaaaaatccaagACAAGACCGTAAATTACACCTCCACTTAATTGCACATATGGTGTGTGTAGTGTACATACAAGCATACAGAAGCACATCTTATaccctacaacaacaacaacaacaaagcctttagtcccaaacaagttggggtaggctagaggtgaaacccataagatctcgcaaccaactcatggctctggcacatggatagcaagcttccacgcacccctgtccatagctagctctttgtcgatactccaatccttcaggtctctcttaacggactcctcccatgtcaaaatcggtcgaccccgccctctcttgacattctccgcacgctttagccgtccactatgcactggagcttctggaggcctgcgctgaatatgcccaaaccatctcaaacgatgttggacaagcttctcctcaattggtgctaccccaactctatctcgtatatcatcattccggactcgatccttcctcgtgtggccacacatccatctcaacatacgcatcttcgccacacctaactgttgaacatgtcgccttttagtcggccaacactccgcgccatacatctTATACCCTAGCTATGAATTTAATCTCGCTTCCGGCCGCTGCAAAAGAGAAAACTGCACAGATCCTTGGCTGTACGTACTAGACCTTGGCGCCAGAATCACatgaacccactaaatttccccTCTCTCTTTTCAATAACATGTATACAataaattgaagaagaagaaaagccaTGAAAGCGCCACGAGACCGGGCCATGCACCCACGAGATGCATGTCCGCATGGGCTAGCTAGTGCTTTTCATCTCCAGCTAGCCAACCAGTACTCCGGCCGGCAGCGCAATGAATGGAATCTGGATCCATGGACGGGTCTCTCTCAGTTGAACTTGGAGCAGACCTTCCTGACCTCCCCGCTGGCGCCGGTGAGCACGCCGATGCTGCCCATCTTCACCATGGAGTCCGCGAAGTCCTGGCGGAAGTAGGGCCCGAAGATGGTGCTGAGGAGGCCCGAGTAGGAGTCCACCACGTCGACGGTGCTGGTGTCGTTGTAGAGCGCCGCGTCGGAGGCGATGACCGCGAAGCCGTTGCGGATGTTGCGGAGGATGGAGGTGTCGAAGACGCTCTCGCTGCCGCGGTCCAGGGAGACGCGCGAGTTGGAGTCTCCCGGCGCGCACCGGGACTTGAGCTCTGACAGGAAGCCGTCCGGGATCGACGGGTCTGACCCGAGCCCGCCGCCCGGGAGCGGGAAGCTGTAGAGCCGCTGCTGGATGAAGAAGCACGCCGTCGTGCCCACCGTGTGCGCCGCTGCATGCATGCCGCCATCGACGGGTTAGGGACAGGGGTTCATGATCGACCGAGGGAGCGCAAGGAAAGAGGTGGGTTGGTTTGCTTGGTTACAGCTGAGGAGGACGAGGTCCTTGTCGTCGAGGCCGCTGGCTCGGAACTTGGAGCGGAGCACCTGGGCGGAGTCGCGCACGTCCGGCAGCACGTCAGCGTCCCGCACGTTGGACACCTTCCCGTCGCGGCGCCCTGTCGGCACGTCGAACGACGGCCCGCCGGTCTGCACCAAAGAAACCGATCAATTCCCACTGCCATCCATGCAGGCATATGCGCAGCGCGCACGAGAATGTTACTGTACTTACGAATGCGACGGCGTCGCGCGCGGCCAGGACGACGACGTCGGCGCACGAGACGACGCCGGGGCACTCCGACTCGAGCTGCGCCTTGGCGTTCTCGATGACGTCCATCCCGCGGAGCCCCTGGTGCTTGTTGTTGTCCACCTCCGCGTAGTTGCTCCCGCCCTTGATCAGCACCGACGCGTCGCACCCCTGAGATCGAGAGGCGCAGAACCAGCCGAATTCCCACGTCAAACACACGACGAATTACTGCCTTTACCCTGGCGAATTGCCGAGGGAGAGCGCGCGTGCGTACCCTGACGAAGCAGTCGTGGAACTGGAGACGGAGGAGGGCGGGGAGGATggtggagtcggcggcggcggttccCCGGACGACGGACGCGACGGTGGATTCGGCGCTGGGGCACGACTTGGAGTAGAACCCCACCTGCAGCTGCCCACTGGAGCTGGAGACGCAGGCTCCTAGCACCACCAGCAGCAGGGCCACGGCACCGCTGGCAGTACCCATCTTAGAAAAGAATCTAGAGAGCGAGGAGCtcgcgagagaaagagagaaagaaaaggcCCGAGGAGAGCTAGGATCAAGGTCCTCTGCGCTGCGTTAATGGGGTTTTATAAGCTCTCGTCCGGTGAAGAAGTAGAACCGTAGGCCAGCCAACACATGGATGATTTGACCTCACCGCAAAGAGTAGGTGCCAAGCATTTAGTGGTAAAAAACTGCATACTGCAGCATGCAGGCATGCAGGCAGGCATACTCCTAGAACAAGATAGTATAACCTTGCCGAGGTGAAAGTTTGTCATATTTGGAGTACAGGTGTCACCGTGTCAGGTAGCAATACATAATTTCACGAACAACAATCTGGACCAGTATTTACTGTAGTACTGAAGACATGCATGAAAGCCCAAGTGAGGATTTCACGAGGAGGATTCTGGTGGGAGATCTGATCGAAATGTGCCGCATAGATTCTTCGTGCGTCCTTTCGAATTTATAACGTGAAAGAAAATGTCGAGTACGGCGAAGCTGATGAATCTACCACCTAGCCCCAGAAGTTGATCTCCCAATTCAATCTTTGCGGGGACACGGCCATGAATGCCATACACGGTTCCGGGAATAGCCGGGGAGAGAAGTTCCTCCTGGACCATGGTAAGCCTGGCCGGCCATGCGTCCATGTGCGCAGGCCACCGGCCGGTATTGATGCGCGCGGCTCCAGCGTGCCACAATTTATGGCCCAGTTGTCACGGCAAAAGGGCATGCGGCAAGTTGCCGGCGAGTGAGTAAAGATTTGCTGCTGCGGCATTGCAGCTtgcatgccatgccatgccatgagaTGGTCGCAGCCGGATTGCCTCAACTACGAAAGTGTGCGAGTTCTCCCCTGATTTTGGGGTTTTGGGGCTTTATGACAGAGCAATTCCGTGCAGGGAAACGCTTGCATCATGGGTTTGGAAACCATGTTCGTTGTCCAGGCATGCACAAGGCCGGTAATGGACTGTTTTTTCTGTTAGAGTTGTACCCCAACTCTAGCACAATTGTCATATTCGCAGCCTTCATAACTTGTATGGAGCGTGCTTTACAAAGTTTTGGGGGCTATAAGGGCTGTGAGCAAATACATAGTCATCAAAACACACAATTAATCTATTTCTCTTTCTATTTACTTCTTACCTCAATCGAACAATTACTATAATTTAGCTCAAATTGTTCACCAATTCAGCAAAAATCATTAATCCGAATACAATAAATAGTCAAAATGCAAAAATAATCCGACCAACTATTTTGAGTAAAAGTAAATGAAATGTAAATAAATCTAAATAAACTATCTCCTAGCTAGCTGTCAATGATGCTGAATGAAATCCTCCTTCGCCGGATTAACAAACTACAATGACAACAAGATTGCTATTCTAGTCATCAACTAGAGTTCCCAACTTTTATTTATTTAGTGTAAATGATGGCAATGGTTAAATTGGACATCAATACAATATCTCATCTCTAAATAGGAGCTACTTCATATATTGTTTTAATAGTGTAAAGAATGTGTGAAAACTATTGCCAAGTATTCAATAGTAATAAATCAAATTCAAGATCgatgttcttatcaagttttaactaTCCCAAGCATGTAAGTTTACAAGTTCTGAACCAACTCATAAAAATATGCCCAAGATATCACAATAAAATCATGTCAACCAAGTTCAAACTTTCcaataggtataagtgaagcacggaAAGTTAACAGTGTTTCTACACCACTTCTTTGACTCTAGTAGAtttatgtgaagcacatagagtaaataaTCAAGCCAAGCAAACCCCTTTCACTTATTGACATAATGACCGGAGGTGATGATTATACTttattcaaaaagaaaaatatGTTCCAAGATAAATGCATAAAAGCAATGGATGGATAAAGGTTTAGTGAAGTGATACTACAAAGGTTGTCGAAGAAGGGGGATGCCCATTTGTTGTTTGAGTCTTCTTGGAAAAAAatgggggttccttgggcatccccgagcttaaagcTCGCACTCTCTTGGTCTTCCCTTGATGGTGATGGCATCCCTAATGAAGTAAACTTTTATCCAAACACAACTTAAACAAAACTGTGAGTTTTGTTAGTCCATAGAAAATCACTAATAGCTCTAGTTGTTGTATATAAAACATGGAAACATGGTAAAACATTAGTTACAACAAGGAACACAATAATAGGCTCTCCTGATGAAGGAGAAACCAAAAGTATGCAAACATATAGCTAACATTCAAGTTGCACAACAACCTGTCAAAACAGATGAGCAGGTAAAGACACAACTTTCAGAAATACTTACATAACTCACAAATTTTTGAAATAATTAGAGTAAATACTAGACATACATGATTCAATTATCTAGGtatttcaatattttatcatgcCCTAGCAATTTTGGGGGATGTTTGCAGTAACAGCAAAACCGTAGTTTCACAAGACACTACCAACATAGTCATAACATTGAAGTTAATGGCAAAACTTAGCACCttattaaaagaaaagaaaagaaaaacaaaattgcTACACAGGTATAGAAATTGTGACTATATTGGAAGTAAATAAAAAGACATAACTACAGGGTGCCTCCCACAAGTGCTTTATTTAATGCCTTTGAGCTAAGCACAGTTATTGTGAACGACATTCAAGTTTTATCATCTCCACTTCCACCACATAAGTGGAAAATATTATTTCATATGGTTCCTTACAAGGTAGTGGATTTATCAAATGTGAAACTCTCTCTTGCTCATCAATGATTCTCATGAAGAAGGAAACGAGGTCCCCTTCTTCACCCACATGCCCTTTTGCCTTTCCACAAGGTTCTTGTGAAGATAGCCAACGCAATTTCTCATATATAGCTTTAGCAATACGTTCTAATTTGTTCTCAATTGTGGCCTTAGATAAGGGTTTGTAAAAATCTTCCTTATTCCATCGTAAAAACCCAATACAAATTCTTCTTATCTCATTATATCATTGGCCCAAGGATTTACTACTAGGATTTTACAATACCAAAGACCTCTCGTGCATCCCTTATAGTAGGTTCAAAAACCCTAATAATGGTATTAAAAATATATTTCTTGTTGTAATCCTCTTTCATATTTTCAGTTCCAAGAATATTCTTTGTAATTTAGAGTGAAGATAAAAGTACATTCTAGATCACCTACAATTTCAATCATAGATTCACAATAGGAATGCGTGGTTCTCAACTTCTCATGATATAGTATTTTTGGTGGCTATTTAATTTTTCTAACAAAGGTTGGGGGAAAATCAACGGTTACCTTACTAGGAACAAAGTTTCCATTATAACTACCAAAACTGATCCTTCTCATTCTAGGAAAAGGTTCCATTGCAACAAACTAGAAAAGAGAAACCAGTTGCCCAAATTATAATTATTTTAGGAGTTTATGgtattttggaaaaataaaaagacTAACAATGATAAACATTAATAGttgaggaaaataaataaaagaatgaAGATAATAAAAGTGATACATAACCTCTGATATAAGATTACATtctcggcaacggcgctagaaactgTTGGATGCTTGTAGGTGATTAAACCAATGCAAGGTAGTTGAGTCTCCAAGTGCAAGGGTTTGTATAAAGTAATAAGTTTCCCTTAGTGAGAACGAAGGAGTCAATCTGTGGAGGCATATGTTTCCTACACCAATGATAAATTCTGCAACACAGATAAAACTTCACTTGTGCCCCCAACAACATTAAGGTGCTAACCTTGCTAGatttgtgtaacatcccaattttcaatttggatgttatttatagatcattcatatgcatccatgatttatgcattttgtttCATTTGTTTTAGTTGAATTTTGATCTTagaaccttaagcaactcaaggaccaaattgagagagttggaagtttcccaaaaatccatttttgatttttcaaaattcagaaaattggatcaaattgtttttTAATTACTTTCCAATTATTttgcaaataaataaaataaagagagaatatAAAAGGACTTGTTCAAAAACAacaaagaaatattggaaattgattttttgaatttttggatactttatttgattttatttgcaagtttatttattttattgtGGAGTAATTAGTACTAAAAagtttgtttttagtttaggcaaTTAGGCCCATAAAAATGTTCACTAGGTCATTAATAATGCCATATATTTATGTGAATTTTT
This window encodes:
- the LOC119295346 gene encoding peroxidase 43-like, whose amino-acid sequence is MGTASGAVALLLVVLGACVSSSSGQLQVGFYSKSCPSAESTVASVVRGTAAADSTILPALLRLQFHDCFVRGCDASVLIKGGSNYAEVDNNKHQGLRGMDVIENAKAQLESECPGVVSCADVVVLAARDAVAFTGGPSFDVPTGRRDGKVSNVRDADVLPDVRDSAQVLRSKFRASGLDDKDLVLLSSAHTVGTTACFFIQQRLYSFPLPGGGLGSDPSIPDGFLSELKSRCAPGDSNSRVSLDRGSESVFDTSILRNIRNGFAVIASDAALYNDTSTVDVVDSYSGLLSTIFGPYFRQDFADSMVKMGSIGVLTGASGEVRKVCSKFN